From the Paraburkholderia sp. PREW-6R genome, one window contains:
- a CDS encoding PHB depolymerase family esterase, with translation MNMNEDFLKSMKDAFDLLRTRGPKEATAAVQRALAGGAHGREAPGTGPARHERGAPQHPPGMDDAWANAKAWVDAQWQPETVTEPASGFHPGAHAKSDAEAPGTFSTHTFSNSAGQRQYRLYVPASYTGEPSPLVVMLHGCTQNADDFAAGTRMNDEAERHGLLVVYPIQPQSANQSKCWNWFKPGDQQREQGEPSLIAGITREVMARYRVDPARVYVAGLSAGGAMADVMLKTSPDLYAAAGVHSGLPYGCANGLPSALAAMKGGKLKRAPDGGAPQRPLIVFHGDADHTVSPTNAAALVAPFDTEVTTVDIPPAAARGRRGHTLHKRVASNGVEAEYWEIHGAGHAWAGGSQRGTYTDPTGPDAAAEMVRFFLAHPLQ, from the coding sequence ATGAACATGAATGAAGATTTCCTGAAGTCGATGAAAGACGCGTTCGACCTGCTGCGCACGAGAGGCCCGAAAGAAGCCACGGCCGCGGTGCAGCGCGCGCTAGCGGGCGGCGCTCACGGACGCGAGGCGCCAGGCACCGGACCGGCGCGCCATGAGCGGGGCGCGCCGCAGCATCCGCCCGGCATGGACGACGCCTGGGCAAACGCGAAAGCGTGGGTCGATGCGCAATGGCAGCCGGAGACCGTGACTGAGCCAGCATCCGGCTTCCATCCGGGTGCACACGCAAAAAGCGACGCCGAAGCGCCCGGCACGTTCAGCACGCACACGTTCAGCAACAGCGCGGGGCAGCGTCAATACCGGCTCTACGTGCCGGCAAGCTACACGGGCGAGCCGTCGCCGCTCGTCGTGATGCTGCACGGCTGCACGCAGAACGCCGACGACTTCGCTGCGGGCACCCGGATGAACGACGAGGCTGAGCGTCATGGGCTGCTTGTCGTCTACCCGATTCAGCCGCAATCGGCAAACCAGTCGAAATGCTGGAACTGGTTCAAGCCTGGCGACCAACAGCGCGAACAGGGCGAACCGTCGCTGATCGCGGGCATCACGCGCGAGGTGATGGCGCGCTATCGGGTGGACCCGGCGCGCGTCTATGTGGCAGGTCTGTCGGCCGGCGGCGCGATGGCGGACGTCATGCTGAAGACGTCGCCCGATCTGTATGCGGCCGCCGGCGTGCACTCAGGTTTGCCATACGGCTGTGCAAACGGCTTACCGTCGGCGCTCGCTGCAATGAAAGGTGGCAAATTGAAGCGCGCACCCGACGGCGGCGCGCCGCAACGTCCGCTGATTGTGTTTCATGGCGACGCGGATCATACCGTGAGTCCGACGAATGCCGCAGCGCTCGTCGCGCCGTTCGACACCGAAGTCACCACAGTCGATATTCCGCCGGCGGCGGCACGTGGCCGGCGTGGCCATACGCTGCACAAGCGCGTGGCGAGCAATGGCGTGGAGGCGGAGTACTGGGAAATCCACGGCGCCGGTCATGCATGGGCGGGCGGCAGTCAGCGCGGCACTTACACCGATCCGACCGGTCCCGATGCCGCCGCCGAAATGGTGCGCTTTTTCCTCGCCCATCCGCTTCAGTAA
- a CDS encoding CopG family transcriptional regulator, with translation MPKLNLIETSRPKGGETEKITINLGPVDLGQIDLLVEEGFYSNRTDLIRTAIRNQLAAHAQVVTETVTRRALVLGLQHFTRQDLEAAQAANEQLDIHVLGLASIAVDVPPELAAATIASVVVLGAFHASPAVKAALAGRIS, from the coding sequence GTGCCTAAACTCAACCTGATCGAAACCTCCCGCCCCAAGGGCGGCGAGACCGAAAAAATCACAATCAACCTGGGTCCTGTCGACCTCGGTCAGATCGATCTGCTGGTCGAGGAAGGCTTTTACTCGAACCGCACCGACCTGATCCGCACGGCCATCCGCAACCAGCTCGCGGCGCATGCGCAGGTCGTCACGGAAACCGTCACGCGGCGCGCACTCGTGCTGGGCTTGCAGCATTTCACGCGACAGGACCTCGAAGCCGCGCAGGCGGCGAACGAACAACTCGATATCCATGTGCTCGGACTCGCCAGCATCGCCGTCGACGTACCGCCGGAACTCGCGGCGGCCACGATTGCATCCGTTGTCGTGCTAGGCGCGTTTCACGCTTCGCCCGCAGTGAAGGCTGCACTTGCCGGCCGCATCAGTTAG